Proteins encoded within one genomic window of Besnoitia besnoiti strain Bb-Ger1 chromosome II, whole genome shotgun sequence:
- a CDS encoding T-complex protein 1 delta subunit (encoded by transcript BESB_038210): protein MASADVATRGSGGKVAAGKHDGMWAHDEKQKDIRRQNIIAAKAVADAVRTSLGPRGMDKMIQGPKGDVLITNDGATILNEMAVVHPVAKMMVELSKAQDVEAGDGTTSVVVLCGAFLEASQQLLDRGVHPQLIASSFLEAAKQSEDILQSMAVPVDLNDREKLIQIASTSLQSKVVSHNAKLLAPIAVDAVLKVLPEGGNAENVDLNDIRVVKKLGGTVDESELVKGIVMVEQKVSKRAGGPSRIQNAKIGLIQFCLSAPKTDMENNIIIKDYSAMDRMLREERILIAKMVKQIAATGCNVLLIQKSILRDAVNDLSLDYLAKAKILVVQNIERDEIEFISRTLGCQPVASLDHFTADKLGHADLVQDELVPGSGHIVRITGVNAKNTVTVLLRASNNLMLDETERSLHDALCVVRCLVKRRQLLPGGGAVEAELSLRLNEWSRTLPGVQQLCVRMYAEALELIPYTLAENAGLRPLEIVTDLKKKHAEGENLVGINVRQGCVTNMLDINVLQPLLVSSSAVKLATEAVMMILKIDDIVMCR from the exons ATGGCATCCGCTGACGTAGCTACAA GAGGGAGTGGAGGCAAGGTTGCCGCGGGCAAGCACGACGGCATGTGGGCCCACGATGAGAAACAGAAGGACATCCGCAGACAGAACATTATTGCGGCGAAAG CTGTGGCGGACGCCGTGCGGACGAGTCTGGGACCTCGCGGCATGGACAAGATG ATCCAAGGGCCCAAAGGCGACGTCCTCATCACAAACGACGGCGCGACAATCCTCAACGAAATGGCCGTCGTTCATCCCGTGGCGAAAATG ATGGTCGAGCTCTCCAAGGCGCAAGACGTGGAGGCTGGAGACGGGACGACGAGTGTTGtcgttctctgcggcgccttcctgGAGGcttcgcagcagctgcttgaCCGCGGCGTTCATCCGCAGCTGATTGCGTCTTCGTTCCTCGAGGCCGCCAAGCAG TCTGAAGATATTCTGCAGTCGATGGCCGTCCCCGTGGACCTGAACGACCGCGAGAAGCTGATTCAGATCGCCTCGACGTCTCTGCAGTCTAAAGTCGTCAGCCACAACGCCAAGCTCCTCGCCCCCATCGCCGTCGATGCTGTCCTCAAG GTGCTGCCCGAGGGAGGAAACGCGGAAAACGTGGATCTGAACGACATCCGCGTCGTGAAGAAACTCGGCGGCACAGTCGACGAAAGCGAGTTGGTGAAGGGTATCGTCATGGTTGAGCAGAAAGTCAGcaagcgcgcgggcggcccgTCCAGGATCCAAAACGCGAAAATCG GTCTGATTCAGTTTTGCCTCTCGGCGCCCAAGACCGACATGGAAAACAACATCATCATCAAAGACTACTCGGCCATGGACCGCATGCTTCGCGAAGAGCGCATTTTGATTGCCAAGATGGTCAAGCAAATCGCTGCCACCGGCTGCAACGTGCTCCTTATCCAAAAGAGCATCCTCAGAGACGCCGTCAAT GATCTGTCCCTGGACTACTTGGCGAAGGCCAAGATCCTCGTCGTGCAAAACATTGAGCGCGACGAGATCGAGTTCATCAGCAGGACGCTCGGCTGCCagcccgtcgcctcgctggacCACTTCACCGCGGACAAGCTCGGTCACGCCGACCTAGTCCAGGACGAACTC GTGCCGGGCAGCGGCCACATCGTCCGCATCACGGGCGTTAACGCGAAGAACACCGTCACGgttctcctccgcgcctccaaCAACTTG ATGCTGGATGAGACTGAGCGTTCCCTACACGACGCTCTGTGCGTCGTGCGCTGCCTCGTGAAGCGGCGTCAGCTTCTccctggcggaggcgcagtcGAGGCTGAACTGTCTCTACGCCTCAACGAATG GTCTCGCACGCTGCCAGGCGTGCAGCAGCTATGTGTCAGAATGTACGCAGAGGCTCTCGAGCTCATCCCGTACACGCTCGCCGAGAACGCAG GCCTGCGTCCGCTGGAGATTGTCACGGACTTGAAGAAGAAGcatgcggaaggcgagaatTTGGTTGGCATCAACGTGCGTCAGGGCTGCGTGACGAATATGCTTGACATTAACGTGCTTCAGCCGCTCTTGGTGAGCTCGAGCGCGGTCAAGCTCGCCACGGAAGCTGTGATGATGATTCTCAAGATCGACGATATCGTCATGTGCCGATAA
- a CDS encoding hypothetical protein (encoded by transcript BESB_038200), protein MRRPTDRRSLPHMSHYGRPLYDPVAESGIDEDTDISTDGDDLYWDQVAVAAGLLYYSNFFFVAATCRAVYRIPMHLSLAGFGGVLLAVFYIGVCRPFLVDSHLEEEDFLPRVIPSLSVAVLLSEVL, encoded by the exons ATGCGGCGGCCGACGGACCGAAGAAGCTTACCGCATATGTCTCATTATGGGCGTCCCTTGTACGACCCTGTCGCTGAGAGCGGTATCGACGAAGATACCGACATCTCAACAGACGGCGATGATCTTTACTGGGATCAG GTGGCCGTCGCAGCAGGCCTCCTTTACTACTCTAACTTCTTCTTTGTCGCGGCAACGTGCCGAGCAGTCTACAG GATCCCAATGCACCTGAGCCTGGCTGGATTCGGAGGTGTTTTACTAGCCGTGTTCTACATCGGCGTCTGCCGTCCCTTCCTCGTCGACTCCCacctggaggaggaggacttTCTTCCAAG GGTTATCCCGTCCCTGAGTGTCGCCGTCCTTTTGAGTGAAGTCCTGTAG